The sequence below is a genomic window from Schistocerca gregaria isolate iqSchGreg1 chromosome 5, iqSchGreg1.2, whole genome shotgun sequence.
TCTTATTGATACGTTTAAATAGCTATTTTCCAGTAGCAAGGGGGGAAGATATCTTCCTTGCACAGAGGACAAAGGGTATCACAACTCCCCACTTCTTCCTCTTACAGTAATTTACACCACTTAGGTActgacaccaaaaaagggtaataaAAATAGGTTCCTTGAAATTAATATTAATGTTTCAATTCCTCATCAATCTTCGCATTATTCAGTCTGTCATAATACACTCTGTTAGGTACTGCTCTCTAGCCAGAGCATAAAAGGACCCTAGACCACCACACAATAACACAATTGTATGTCATTTCATACATAGATATGTACATAAAAGTACTTCCACTTTGCTTACTACCAGTTACTCATATTCTTCCCACTATGATAACCTAATCAGTTCTCATCTTCCAGCAATCCCCTAAAGTCATAAAATTATATTGTTCAGATGGAAGTTTCTTAAAACCATTTTCTGAAATCATTGCATTGTCCAATGTTTAACCCCCctcctcaccccaccccacccccctccccccccaagtgCCCTACTTTAATTTGAAGATCCTGGCGATACTTAAGTATCCTAAATTTTAAAACAGGCTACATGTAAACAGTTTGTAATTATAAATACAtggaataattaaaatatttagatCCCTATAAGGTGGTAAAAATGAACCCTAGGCTTAATATTACACATTGTAACTCCCAATAAGAGTATTCACTTTCAGGCCCTGGAAATTGCATGACACAATTCAGCACTTGTGGGTGTTACTGTTAAAGTAATTTCCTCATCATATTTCAGATTATTGTATATATCCACTTGTAAAATAAATCTGTTCATTGAGAGACTTTGGTAAAGTGTAATCCCATTATAGTCAAGTTTGACACAAGTTCAGTGATCTTGTGAGTGTTCACTCATTGATCTTAACTTTGCCAAATGTGTTCCAAATATAACTAATGTAGGATTTAAATGACCTACATTCTCATTTTCTGGATAGATTATGCTATTTTGAGTgtgattattttttcctgttatagtgcatttaaaattagttgcgacttttgacagttTTGCACAAGGCAAGTTGGGGGGAGCGTAGCAGCCAGCGTGTGCCGAGCGCATCAGCAGCTGGTGATAAAGCCATGCCTACCTTACGTCTTTAACATTCGTGGCTGCCAAGCAAACATTCTTTAGCAGTAAAGAAATGACAATAATGAACAGAGCAGTTATATCAATGATCTTTTATACATACTCAACAGTTATGGTGTAAGTGGAGTGACTCCAAGGGAAGAACTGTCACTGTCCTCTTTCAAGGAACTGGTACTGGTACCGACTGAAATTACCACCTCTTTGATCTATTCTTCCAGCAGTCCTTCACAAGTGCATGTCTCTTCAACTACCTTCTTCGTGTGGCTGAcaacacaaaaccagtcctgaggGATAACACTTGCAATGGCTTCTTTTGTCAGTGTTTCAAGCACACTGAACATAAACTTCTTATTGTTGTTTGCCACCTTACATTTCACCTGTGCTCATATGTTGTCAATAAGATTTAAATGTGCGTGATATGGAGGAAGCCTGATTACATTATCACCTTTAGCGATAGACAGTTTGTTGATCTGATAGGGTAGGGGATTTGGCTTGCCAAGTTCTACAAGTTTCATTAATTCTGCCTTATTCATGCCAGGTTCAACCTTATCTTACAGAACTTTTCTTTGCACCCAGAGCAAAATATCTGCTTTCCTTCACTGCATTGTCAGAGCTTTATCTATCACAACAGAGTAGTATGGTGCATTGTCCATTGCTGTTGTCATATTTGGAGCAATATTCTGCAGCAGAACATCAGAAAACCACTCCATGAAAACTTTGGCATTAATTTCCTCATGATAATTGACCTGCTTCCTGGAAAGGAACAGCAATAAACAGTTTGGAATGAAACTATAAGCAGAGCCAATGTGGAGGACGATTATCCTGCCCCATCCTTGCCTATCAGCACTTTCGTCATTCTTTATGCTGTGTGATCTGTCCACCCCTTTGTCAATGTGTGACATGCATTAACTCTCTCTTCCAGCCACACAATGTTTTCAAACGAAACTTTCCTCACTGGACACAGATATCTATCTCTCCACACCGCTGTGTCGCTTCTCTCGCCGATAAATGTTAGAGATGAAAATTTTTTGTGTCGGAAACCAAGCTTGTGTAAACAGTTTCGAAGTCACAACCTACTCTCATTGAACAGCTCTTCTTCTTTGAGGCTGGAAAGAAGTTCGTTTAAGGTAGGATATTCCTTGCACTGATAATAAGCGTACACGTctccaaatttcttcatgctggacTACTTCCATCTTTGTTACCTGTCTGTCATAATATATTTTTTTGCCTGGAGTTTCTAATAAAGAACGATCTGGTGGTGCTTCTTCACTcacgtctttctttctttccttctcgtTGCCAATTCTCAGCACCATTGATTGATGAATGTTAGTGCAGCAGTTGCTCTGTCCACCGCTCTTGTAACATTTAAAATCGGACCACTGTTATTACATTCGAGTTCAAAATAACTGTTCACAGGGTACACACATTCGTGACCTTGGCCACGGATTGGAATTCCCCTTCCATGGCTCATTATCTTCGCAGCCGGTGAACGTGTTCTTGGACGACCTCTTTGACTGCATATCTCGTGTTCAGACAAGCTGCACTATTATTATCAATGCAACACTAACACAAGAACACTCATTCACAACACCTGAGCacagcagaagcaacaaaaaacacTTTACAAAGAAGCTAACGAATGCAGAAACGAGTGAAGCACGACACCACGTGGTACTGTTTACCCCCGGCTTTGCAACAGGGGCGCTTTACCAACTCAACCGCTGGTAGCATGGTAGGGAAAGCTGGCTTGCCATTTGTGTTACCTGGGCAATGGTGTCACATCCCTTCCGGCGAGCCAAACATcagaagtcgcaactaattttaaacgcactatagagCTCTACAGACTTCCACAACTGTGGGGTACCCTGTTTGGTATGAAGTAATTTAATGTGAACTTCAATGAAGTATCATTTACTAGCCTGTATAACAAGTACCAATAATGAAATGAATGATGAAGTAACTCTTTTCTTTGTACGTGCCAAAACATCACTGGTCTTGATAATTGCAAAATGTAATGCTGAAATATGTATGCATGCATGTGACACGAATCATGCCATAGGATGATCTGTTCGTATGAGGCCTTGTAGATTTTTCTCCCTAGTAACTACAGGACTATAATAGTTAGCCACACATGCTGTTAAAAGGCTGATTGACATCTTGATTTCTGCTGACTGTAATATTGTTTTCTACCAGATACGAGTTGTGTACCATAGTCATACCGTAGGGGCGATGTAAGTAATGAAGTTTTTGTAAGATGGACATATCAAGGGCTGAATGTATTCTGGACAGTTAGCAGCTGTAATGATGCAGTGAATTTATTTGTGTGAAATATTACTGACAAGGAAAGTACATGATCTCACATTAAAATGTGCTTAGAATATAAATCACTCTCATACGACAAAGGTGGTAAGAGCCATCTGCATGCAAAACTCGGCTGTTGTGTACCAGTGCCATCCAGCAGTGGCATATTGTACATGTTTGAACAAATACTTACTCTAGTTTTGTGAATAGTACAGCTGCTGTAAGAGGCCATCTTCTGTTGTGTTCGGTTGTGGGTTAGAGTGTAAAGAGTACTTATCAGTATCATGAGAAAAAATAATTCAATGAACATTGTTAAAATGTTAGAGGGAACTTTGTGATATGCTGAATATGGAAACACAGTTGGGGTTAAGAAtataaaatttacaaatatggtgcgcgtgcacacacacacacacacacacacacacacacacacacacacacacacacacacacacacacacacgtgtgcacacACGATTattattcctccctatgtaggttggcgtcaacaaaatgatTTCGAATTTGGAggaaaaaattggtgattgaaatttcgtcagaagttttttccgcaacgaaaaactcctttgttttaatgttgtccatctcaaatcctgtatcatgtccgtgatttGAACTTTCTGTCAAACTTTAAAACGGTATGCAGTGTCACAGTTTAATAGGACAAGAACATATGGATCTGCTGATCACTATAAGTTTTTTCAGAAGCATCTAAAAGTGGTTGGTCTGGACAATTTCACAGCTTCATTTACTTTTATCAACAATCATAAGACTGGATATGTGATTTCTTCCAGATATATTACTACCAAGGGTTTGTGGAGAAGCAGACAATTATGTAACAGACTGGAGGGTAGACaaagaaaaggtttgaaacagtGACCTAGGTCAATTTAATTAAGAAATGTCTTTATTGTGAACACTTACAGAGGAGAGAAAACTACAGCTGATGTGTTCCAGTCTATGCATAGCTCTACATACAGCTACACCACTGATGATGTGGTATTATAAGTGAGCAGTAGATTAGCTAACAAGCTCTATACCTGTTTTCAAAAGCCACAAGGCAATTTTGTCCCAGATATTTCAAAGAAACTTGAAGCAACACAACCACAAAAGTAGCAAGTGAAAGTGTAAAAATGACAAAAGAGCACATGAAACGTTCTCTAACTATAGTCCACAGTGATTGTGTACACATAGAGCCTGTGATGGAACTGACTTGGATTTTATGCTTTCCTTGGCAGCACCAGTCTCAAGCACTGAAAAGTAGAAAGTCCAATTGAGTGTGCAGTGATGTTGGCTCATTTATTTGCACGACACCATagttcagtaaaacacacacacacacaattttcaatGTGTGATATGGGATCAAGGAAGATGGGAGATTGCTTAACAGGAGAATTTTGCAGGTGGAGAGAAGGTATTGCAAGATGATTTGGGCCTgattgttagggggggggggggggtagctgagGTCAGTTATTAAATACTGTGATCATTTTCAATTACAGTGCCAAAGTTTCCGATTGTAGCACAAAATGAACTGTTCACATTTATCTAAAAATGACTGTTCAAATTTACCACAGCCCCTTTAGTGATTCATCAGACATACTGTAATTACACTGTATGTAATAGTTCATTTAAATCAGTCCATAAGTAACATCACCTTGTCCAGCAGTCACTCGCTCTGATGACAATAACCTTTCACAGTATGTGTAAATCACAACATAATTCATTCACATATTCATCAGTTCGAAGTACTGTAACCGTGTGAAAGTTTTTGTACATGAAAGTTCTTGAGTTTCGCAGTTGCCATTGTGGTTACACTTACAGCATATGCTTAATTGAGGTGCGAATCAACACTGCATGTCTGTAGGAAATAGATGTTACTTCTTCATTTTCAAACTGCAGACTGACTATTCCATGTCTGACATAGCaacaataatcaatttttgaaaatattatgtaattggatggattaaaaaaaaaatctattcaccaagacTCCATTCCTTTTTCTTCCTATCCGGCAATTTACCCCTGAtctagacgacacacacacacacacacacacacacacacacacacacacacacacacacacgcacgcacgcatgcgCGACTTCAGTAtctggcaactgaaaccacactacgagcagcagcatcagtgcataatgggagtggcAGCAGGTTGGGGCTAAGGATGATGTTGGGGCAGAGAAGGGGAGGGATAGTAGTATATGGGTGGGGGACGGTGCAGTGCTGCTGGGTAGTGTGAGAGGGTAGTGCatttgggaggttagatggagggcaggggagagttgGGGAGAGAGGGGTAGCAGAAAGagggagaagtaaaaagactgggtgcaatggtaTAATGAGGGTTGTGTAGCATTGGTATAGGTAcaaggaaggggctggatggatgaggacagtgactaaagaAGGTTAAGGCTGGGAGGgttaggccaggagggttacaggaacgtaggatatattgcagggaaagttactGCCTgtttaattcagaaaagctgggctGGTGGGAAGGATTCAAGTGGCACAGTCTATGAATCAGTCATTGAAACgaaggatgttgtgttgggcagcttgctcaccaacagggtggtccacttgtttgttggccacagtttttcagtggccattcatgtagacagacagctttttggttgtcatgcccacatagaatgcagcacagtggttgtagctgaGCTTGTAAATCACAAGACTGATTTTATGGAGAGCCCTgtctttgatgagataggtgatgtttgAGACTGGACTGGAGTAGCTGATGGTGGTAGGATGTATGTGACAGCTTTTCCATctgggtctattacagggatattagCCATgaggttgggagcagggattgtgtagggatggatgattgGAGCAACCCTcctccagggtttcaactacctctcatcatgccctgaaatgagaaatgttcttcCTACTAcctttcccacccctcccacagtggtattccgctgaaCCTACACAGTATGTCGTCCATCCCTAcatatcctctgcttccaaccccttacctcaaggctcatatccctgtaaaagacctagatgcaagacctgtcccatacatcctctcaccaccatctactccagttgggtcacaaacatcacctatcccatcaaaggcagggctacctgtggaacCAGTCATGTGTTCTACAAGTTAAGCTGCCACTACTGTGCtgtattttatgtgggcatgacaaccaacaagctgtctgtcggcatgaacggccaccgataaacatattttctgaattgcacaggtagaAACTATCCTTGCAATATCctctgttcccataaccctcctggcctcaaccttcattagtcattcttctcacccatccagccccttccctgttcccatttgagcactacacagccctcattccaccattgcacccagtctttttacttctttccttttctgctacttctccctccccccaccctcccccacctctcccctgtccTCCgtgtaacctcctgactgcacctgccctctctccaccttgtccctacaTGCACcccagcagcactgcactgtccggcatccctaccctactatccctccccctccctaccccagtctccagtctcctccttacccccactcagtcgccactcccatcatgcacggttctgctgcttgcagtatggcatcagttacctgagactgcagccgtgtgtgtgagttgcctttgagtaattttgtgtgtgtgtgtgggggggggggggggggggggtgggggggggtctatttttgatgaaggccttattggccgaaagctttatttgtcacagtctttttgttgtgcctgtctgcgacccaGCAGCTCTTGTATTTGACAAGTTTTAAAATCAAACCTTTAGAATAATTACAGTATTTTGTAGAGGCAGATATACAAAACAGGACTTACTCAGGTATGCCATATAACTTCTGAAATCAGTgctttgaaagagagagagagagagagagagagagagagagagagagagagagagagagagagcaaatgtaatgtgtgtgctttctgttgcagtaccagacaccatggaagcagtgCAAGCAGCTCGTACACGATTAAGGAAGTATCCATTTCTTCTTTCAAAGTGCAGCACTGAAGCAAGTCAGTATGCCACCTGTGTGCTGAGCAGAGACAATATTAAACATTCTGAGTGTGAACAAGAATTTAAGAAGTTGACTACTTGTCTTCAGAAAGCTGCACGGGAAGCAGGGACTCGGCTGTAGAAAATGCatgtaaataaattgtaaattaaaTACATAGTTCTCTCTCCTACATTTTCGCAAGAAGATGCTTTAATATTAAAATTGTATCAAGAGATAATAATAAGCAGTGACAACAATGTCAGTGTCCAACATTTATTTGCATTGCTTAGTTGGTTTTTTTATAAGGCTCCTACTTGTAGTATATGGTGAAGTTCATGACAAACTTTATGTTGTCCAATATACAGATATAGATTACCATGTCTTCACAGATGCTGCACATCATATAGTTTCAGGGCGGTCCCCATATGACAGACATACCTACCGATATACACCTCTGTTAGCAGCATTTTTAGTTCCAAATGTTTTGTTTCACCCAGCATTTGGaaaggttttgttttcatttattgatgttgttgttgcatATATCATTCACCGATTGCTTCTGACTAAGGGATGTAGTCAAACTATTGCTATTAATTGCTCACTAATGTGGCTGTACAATCCATTTCCCATAGTTATTTGTACACGGgggaatgcagatgcaatttcagcTGCTCTGGTCTTGGCATCTTTATTGTCTGTGCAGAATGGCTGTAGCATTATGACTGGAATAATTCATGCAATTGCGACCCATGTTAGACTATATCCTCTTGTATTTACATTACCTATTTACATATCTGTAAAGGGTGATTCTGCTTCTCAGGAGGAGAAGCAGACGTCTCTAGGAAAAGTATTTTCAATGCTTTTTCcagacaggcaacagttgaaatttGCAGTTTCATTTGTTGTTGCATTAGCAGTAACAACATTATTCTTTTACTGGTTATACGGTTACCAGTTCCTTCATGAAAGTTTTCTGTACCACATTGCTCGTCGTGATACACGTCATAATTTTTCAGTCTATTTCTATATGCTGTACTTGACTTCGGATGTACCACTTCCACTTTGGCAaagaatttttgttgtttttccgcAATTTGTGTTATTGATAGTACTCTCATTTGTATATGGGTCCAGGAAAGACCTTGATTTCTGTGTTTTGGCCCAGGCAATTGTGATGGTAACGTATAATACTGTTGT
It includes:
- the LOC126273460 gene encoding GPI mannosyltransferase 1, with amino-acid sequence MSVSNIYLHCLVGFFIRLLLVVYGEVHDKLYVVQYTDIDYHVFTDAAHHIVSGRSPYDRHTYRYTPLLAAFLVPNVLFHPAFGKVLFSFIDVVVAYIIHRLLLTKGCSQTIAINCSLMWLYNPFPIVICTRGNADAISAALVLASLLSVQNGCSIMTGIIHAIATHVRLYPLVFTLPIYISVKGDSASQEEKQTSLGKVFSMLFPDRQQLKFAVSFVVALAVTTLFFYWLYGYQFLHESFLYHIARRDTRHNFSVYFYMLYLTSDVPLPLWQRIFVVFPQFVLLIVLSFVYGSRKDLDFCVLAQAIVMVTYNTVVTSQYFIWFLSVLPVCVPFIAIPSKQAATFFVLWISAQIAWLLPAYLLEFQGRDTFMYVWLQGIAFFSINITVLVRFVQTYKSCCHSKLKSI